A portion of the Streptomyces coeruleoprunus genome contains these proteins:
- a CDS encoding GlxA family transcriptional regulator: MSPLRVGVLAYPGCFASEVYGVPDLLAMATHVAAARGSVRPAYAVSVVSPRRRVIASGGSVLDVSAVRPVDVLIVPGFELSPALDLDATLAGWGPEVASLRSQAASGTAVVSICVGAFLVAEAGLLGGREATTSWLFADRFARRYPDVRLRPESLVVTDRGVTTTAAFSAMYDFALQFIREHDGPGVARSTARIALVDDARSTQAPYVDPDLIPTVGREFSLGVKRWLDQNLGARYDLPALAQEFHVSTRTLLRRFRDEAGETPLAYLQKVRVRRAQRLLETTDRTVASIAADVGYRDPGAFSGIFARHTGRRPSDYRGTFRRHRDDRGSAGRTEA; encoded by the coding sequence ATGAGTCCGCTGCGAGTCGGTGTGCTGGCCTACCCCGGCTGCTTCGCGTCGGAGGTGTACGGAGTCCCCGACCTCCTGGCCATGGCCACTCATGTCGCCGCGGCGCGGGGATCGGTTCGGCCGGCCTACGCGGTGTCGGTCGTCTCGCCGCGGCGACGTGTGATCGCGTCCGGAGGTTCGGTGCTCGACGTCTCGGCGGTTCGCCCGGTGGACGTCCTGATCGTGCCGGGCTTCGAACTCTCGCCCGCGCTCGACCTCGACGCGACACTCGCGGGCTGGGGACCGGAAGTGGCGTCGCTTCGATCACAGGCGGCGTCGGGGACGGCTGTCGTATCGATCTGTGTGGGTGCCTTCCTGGTCGCTGAAGCCGGGCTGCTCGGCGGGCGCGAAGCGACCACGTCGTGGTTGTTCGCGGATCGGTTCGCCCGCCGGTACCCCGATGTGCGCCTGCGCCCGGAGAGCTTGGTCGTGACCGACCGGGGCGTGACGACCACAGCGGCCTTCAGTGCCATGTACGACTTCGCGCTGCAGTTCATCCGCGAGCACGACGGCCCGGGTGTCGCCCGTAGCACCGCGCGGATCGCCCTCGTCGACGATGCGCGTTCCACACAGGCTCCCTATGTCGACCCGGACCTCATTCCGACTGTGGGCAGGGAGTTCTCGCTGGGCGTCAAGCGGTGGCTCGACCAGAACCTCGGTGCTCGCTATGACCTGCCCGCCCTCGCCCAGGAGTTCCACGTGAGCACGAGAACCCTGCTCCGCCGCTTCCGCGACGAAGCCGGCGAGACGCCCCTCGCGTACCTGCAGAAGGTCCGGGTGCGCCGAGCCCAACGCCTTCTGGAGACGACCGACAGGACCGTCGCAAGCATCGCCGCCGACGTCGGCTACCGCGACCCTGGGGCGTTCAGCGGCATCTTCGCCAGACATACGGGCCGGCGGCCGAGCGACTACCGCGGGACATTCCGTCGTCACCGCGACGATCGCGGGTCAGCCGGGCGAACGGAGGCGTGA
- a CDS encoding dienelactone hydrolase family protein has protein sequence MTIMRGQSDPLDDFSSRAIGVDGIDKTVYVAGSGPAVVLMPEMPGISPDVARFARWVRDAGFRVYLPSLFGVDGAYPLAEARETVVRRACVSAEFRAFAGGGTSPVVTWLRGLARLAHAECGGPGVGAVGLCFTGNFALTMALEPAVIAPVVNHPSLPLDDPDGLEISDEDAAAVAERVARDGLKVLAYRFDNDRWCTGRRFAAYRALLGDAFDGRVLKAETANTNPPPFFRDVVGCAHSVVTAHLVDQDGHPTTRARNEIIAFLAERLGKRPS, from the coding sequence ATGACCATCATGCGAGGACAGAGCGATCCCTTGGACGACTTCTCGTCGAGAGCCATCGGCGTCGACGGCATCGACAAGACCGTGTACGTGGCCGGGTCGGGACCGGCAGTCGTCCTCATGCCCGAGATGCCGGGCATCAGCCCCGACGTCGCGCGGTTCGCGCGGTGGGTGCGTGATGCCGGCTTCCGCGTGTACCTGCCTTCTCTGTTCGGTGTCGACGGTGCCTACCCGCTCGCCGAGGCACGCGAGACCGTCGTACGGCGCGCGTGCGTCAGCGCCGAGTTCCGCGCGTTCGCGGGCGGCGGCACCAGCCCCGTCGTCACATGGCTGCGCGGCCTCGCTCGGCTGGCGCACGCCGAGTGCGGCGGGCCCGGCGTCGGCGCCGTCGGTCTGTGTTTCACCGGCAATTTCGCCCTGACCATGGCACTCGAACCCGCCGTCATCGCGCCGGTGGTCAACCACCCGTCGCTGCCGCTCGACGACCCCGACGGTCTGGAGATCAGCGACGAAGACGCTGCCGCCGTGGCCGAACGCGTCGCGCGGGACGGGTTGAAGGTCCTCGCCTACCGCTTCGACAACGACAGGTGGTGCACGGGCCGGCGGTTCGCGGCGTACCGAGCCCTGCTCGGGGACGCGTTCGACGGCCGCGTACTCAAGGCCGAGACGGCGAACACGAACCCTCCGCCCTTCTTCCGCGACGTCGTCGGGTGCGCCCACAGCGTCGTCACGGCACACCTCGTCGACCAGGACGGCCACCCCACCACGCGGGCCCGGAACGAGATCATCGCTTTCCTGGCCGAGCGGCTCGGGAAGCGGCCGTCATGA
- a CDS encoding jacalin-like lectin, which produces MRRLLACLTAAAAALAGLAAMAPPATAADSGTFSVLTYNVAGLPESLSSAPTPRESSTTEIGRRIAPYDIVHVQEDFNYHARLYAADTAHPHRTPTSGGAGIGSGLNTLSKSPYDVDDFERVRWNSCQYDSGDCLTPKGFTFARQRLAEGVYVDFYNLHTNAGTSTGDLRSRADNLNQLTAFIKTHSAGNAVVVMGDTNTRYTRGGDTIAEFAAANGLTDPWVELIRGGTPPAKGSDALVCDQSQPTVPNTCEVVDKILYRGSTLVSLNATSYNNEHAAFLTGSGLMLSDHDPVAVGFSWSRNPAFQLSEQFGGPHGAPFNDIDRVPAGARATGIALSAGARIDRLSITLDNGTTLAHGGTGGTAASLTLGSEEYVTTAYLCRARKDGHTRIFHARFTTNLGRTVAGGTPTSDCVTHTAPPGWQITGFHGRSGDEIDKIGFIHTRR; this is translated from the coding sequence ATGCGCCGACTCCTCGCCTGCCTGACAGCGGCGGCAGCCGCACTCGCCGGCCTCGCCGCGATGGCGCCGCCGGCCACGGCCGCCGACTCGGGCACGTTCAGCGTGCTCACGTACAACGTGGCCGGGCTGCCCGAGAGCCTCTCCAGCGCCCCGACGCCGCGCGAGTCCAGCACGACGGAGATCGGCCGGCGGATCGCGCCGTACGACATCGTCCACGTCCAGGAGGACTTCAACTACCACGCCCGCCTGTACGCCGCCGACACCGCCCACCCCCACCGCACCCCCACCAGCGGCGGCGCGGGCATCGGCAGCGGGCTCAACACCTTGTCGAAGTCGCCTTACGACGTGGACGACTTCGAGCGGGTGCGCTGGAACTCCTGCCAGTACGACTCCGGGGACTGCCTCACCCCCAAGGGCTTCACCTTCGCCCGGCAGCGCCTCGCCGAGGGGGTGTACGTCGACTTCTACAACCTGCACACCAACGCGGGCACGAGCACGGGAGATCTGCGGTCACGCGCCGACAACCTGAACCAGCTCACCGCCTTCATCAAGACCCACTCGGCGGGCAACGCGGTCGTCGTCATGGGCGACACCAACACCCGCTACACCCGCGGCGGCGACACCATCGCCGAGTTCGCCGCCGCCAACGGCCTCACCGACCCCTGGGTCGAGCTGATCCGCGGCGGCACCCCGCCCGCCAAGGGCAGCGACGCCCTGGTGTGCGACCAGTCCCAGCCGACCGTGCCCAACACCTGCGAGGTCGTCGACAAGATCCTCTACCGCGGCAGCACGCTCGTCTCTCTCAACGCCACCTCCTACAACAACGAGCACGCCGCGTTCCTCACCGGCAGCGGACTCATGCTGTCCGACCACGATCCCGTCGCGGTGGGCTTCTCCTGGTCCCGCAACCCGGCCTTCCAGCTGAGCGAGCAGTTCGGCGGACCGCACGGCGCCCCCTTCAACGACATCGACCGCGTCCCCGCGGGTGCCCGCGCGACCGGCATCGCGCTGAGCGCCGGTGCCCGGATCGACCGGCTGAGCATCACCCTGGACAACGGCACGACACTCGCCCACGGTGGCACCGGCGGCACGGCGGCCTCGCTGACGCTCGGCAGCGAGGAGTACGTGACCACCGCGTACCTGTGCCGGGCCCGGAAGGACGGTCACACCCGGATCTTCCACGCCAGGTTCACCACGAACCTCGGCCGCACGGTGGCCGGCGGTACGCCGACCTCCGACTGCGTCACCCACACCGCTCCCCCGGGCTGGCAGATCACCGGCTTCCACGGCCGCTCGGGCGACGAGATCGACAAGATCGGCTTCATCCACACCCGCCGCTGA
- a CDS encoding glycoside hydrolase family 9 protein, translating to MPCTTASLRRPVRPTAALLTGALLLGGLMTGPAAADVPAAVAATSAVRVNQVGYLPDGPKRATVVTSATQSLTWQLRNASGTVVASGSTVPRGADTPSGQSVQVADFSSYRSTGSGYVLAVDGSSSAPFDIRADLYDALRSDSMAFFHHQRSGIAIDASLVGSAYARPAGHLGIAPNKGDISVPCQATVCDYTRDVRGGWYDAGDHGKYVVNGGISTWLVVNSFERAKRAGKEAALGDSTLRVPERGNGMPDVLDEARWELDFLMRMQVPEGKPYAGMAFHKIHDAAWTDMPMRPEQDAQPRELHRPSTAATLNLAAAAAQCARVFRPYDSAYADRCLSAARRAWAAARANPAVYAPDSDSTGGGAYGDTRVTDEFYWAAGELYATTGESAYRDAVTSSSWHTSADAFTPYGFSWGDTAALGRLVLATVPNGLPAADVARIRSSVTAAADGYLSRMAAQGYAVPVPADGYFWGSNGEVANDAVVMAVAGELTGDGRYRAGALEAMDYLLGRNALGLSYVTGYGETSSQNQHHRFWAHQLDPSLPRPPAGSLAGGPNSALQDPVAQEKLAGCAPAACYVDDIGSYSTNEVAVNWNAPLAWLAAYAAERTSTVEPPTAACAVTYTVNNVWDTGFTATVTVRNTGPTAVDGWQLTWTYAGGQRVTSAWNATVTQNGSTAVARNADWNRAIAPGAAASFGVQGTHTGANPSPTAFALNGSACA from the coding sequence ATGCCCTGCACCACCGCGTCGTTACGCCGCCCCGTACGCCCCACCGCCGCCCTGCTGACGGGCGCTCTCCTCCTCGGCGGTCTCATGACCGGGCCGGCCGCCGCGGACGTCCCCGCCGCCGTGGCGGCGACCTCGGCCGTACGCGTCAACCAGGTCGGGTACCTGCCGGACGGCCCCAAGCGCGCCACCGTCGTCACCTCGGCGACGCAGTCACTCACCTGGCAGCTGCGGAACGCGTCCGGGACGGTGGTCGCCTCCGGATCGACGGTCCCCCGCGGCGCGGACACGCCGTCCGGGCAGTCCGTCCAGGTGGCGGACTTCTCCTCGTACCGGAGCACGGGCTCGGGATACGTCCTGGCCGTGGACGGCAGCAGCAGCGCACCTTTCGACATCCGCGCGGATCTCTACGACGCGCTGCGCTCCGACTCGATGGCGTTCTTCCACCATCAGCGCAGCGGCATCGCGATCGACGCCTCTCTGGTGGGCTCCGCCTACGCCCGCCCGGCCGGGCACCTCGGCATCGCGCCCAACAAGGGCGACATCTCCGTCCCCTGCCAGGCCACCGTGTGCGACTACACCCGGGATGTGAGGGGCGGCTGGTACGACGCGGGTGACCACGGCAAGTACGTGGTCAACGGCGGCATCTCCACCTGGCTGGTGGTCAACTCCTTCGAGCGGGCCAAGCGGGCGGGGAAGGAGGCGGCGCTGGGCGACTCGACCCTGCGCGTCCCCGAGCGCGGCAACGGCATGCCGGACGTCCTGGACGAGGCGCGGTGGGAGCTCGACTTCCTGATGCGGATGCAGGTGCCCGAGGGCAAGCCGTACGCGGGCATGGCGTTCCACAAGATCCATGACGCGGCCTGGACCGACATGCCGATGCGCCCCGAGCAGGACGCCCAACCCCGGGAACTGCACCGCCCCTCCACGGCGGCGACGCTGAACCTCGCGGCGGCCGCCGCGCAGTGTGCCCGGGTCTTCCGGCCGTACGACTCCGCGTACGCCGACCGCTGCCTGTCGGCCGCCCGCCGGGCCTGGGCGGCGGCGCGGGCCAACCCCGCGGTGTACGCGCCGGATTCGGACAGCACGGGTGGCGGTGCCTACGGGGACACGCGGGTCACCGACGAGTTCTACTGGGCGGCCGGCGAGCTGTACGCGACGACCGGCGAGAGCGCCTACCGGGACGCGGTCACCTCCTCGTCCTGGCACACCTCCGCCGACGCCTTCACCCCCTACGGCTTCAGCTGGGGGGACACGGCCGCGCTCGGCCGGCTCGTCCTGGCCACCGTCCCCAACGGGCTGCCCGCGGCCGACGTGGCCCGGATCCGTTCCTCGGTGACCGCGGCCGCCGACGGCTATCTGTCCAGGATGGCCGCGCAGGGCTACGCGGTGCCCGTCCCCGCCGACGGGTACTTCTGGGGCTCGAACGGCGAGGTCGCCAACGACGCGGTCGTCATGGCCGTCGCCGGGGAGCTGACGGGTGACGGGCGCTACCGCGCCGGTGCGCTGGAGGCCATGGACTACCTGCTGGGCCGCAACGCCCTCGGCCTGTCGTACGTGACCGGCTACGGCGAGACGTCCTCGCAGAACCAGCACCACCGCTTCTGGGCCCACCAGCTGGACCCCTCGCTGCCCCGCCCGCCGGCGGGGTCGCTCGCGGGCGGCCCCAACAGCGCGCTCCAGGACCCGGTGGCGCAGGAGAAGCTGGCCGGGTGCGCGCCGGCCGCCTGCTACGTCGACGACATCGGCTCGTACTCGACCAATGAGGTGGCGGTCAACTGGAACGCCCCGCTGGCCTGGCTCGCCGCCTACGCCGCCGAGCGGACCTCCACCGTCGAACCGCCCACCGCCGCCTGCGCGGTGACGTACACGGTGAACAACGTCTGGGACACCGGCTTCACCGCGACCGTCACCGTCCGGAACACCGGCCCGACGGCCGTGGACGGATGGCAGCTGACCTGGACGTACGCGGGTGGCCAGCGCGTCACCAGCGCCTGGAACGCGACCGTCACCCAGAACGGCTCCACCGCCGTCGCCCGCAACGCCGACTGGAACCGGGCGATCGCCCCCGGTGCGGCCGCGAGCTTCGGAGTCCAGGGGACACACACCGGCGCGAATCCCTCCCCCACGGCCTTCGCGCTCAACGGGAGCGCCTGCGCCTGA
- a CDS encoding VanW family protein, with product MRRRSTTDHAAGPTGRRGHIRKTAIAAGAVAAVAGGLYVAGLVATGDDISAGTRVDGIDIGGLSRAEAAARLASAAPAAWKDPMRVTVGDASTTVDPASAGLAVDVRATADRAADPSRSPFTVIGRLFSSSQSRDIEPVVSFDGTKAHAAVAAAAKEHDREVREAAVAFKDGKAVVTQPREGLKLDTEKAVEALRSAYPAAGGTAPVALPVSVKQPQVRGAELARFVNEFAKPAMSGPVTLTSGDERLQITAATLGEHLTVKADGGRLTPSLDARALLHDSAVSRPLDTLTGAPVEARLGVRDGRVVVEQDGRPGREVSAEALRRAVEPLLTKKGAAARTGPVAATVTPSRLTAQTLARLGITEQMSTFTVNFPAAPYRTTNIGRAVELINGSVVQPGEVWSFNRTVGERTKANGFVDGTMIMDGQYRKAPGGGVSAVATTVYNALFFAGVEPLEHGAHSFYIERYPAGREATVAWGTLDLKFRNDSGKPIYIRASSTDSSVTVSFLGTKKYDSVTADAGPRTNITPPKERKGTGETCEVQEPLEGFDIKVDRVFTNAGVEVKRETFGTHYTPRDKVTCD from the coding sequence GTGCGCCGCCGCTCCACGACCGACCACGCCGCCGGCCCCACCGGGCGCCGCGGTCACATACGCAAGACGGCGATCGCGGCCGGTGCGGTCGCGGCCGTCGCCGGCGGACTGTACGTGGCGGGTCTCGTCGCCACCGGGGACGACATCTCCGCGGGCACCCGGGTGGACGGCATCGACATCGGCGGCCTGAGCCGTGCCGAGGCCGCCGCCCGGCTCGCCTCCGCGGCCCCCGCCGCGTGGAAGGACCCGATGCGGGTGACCGTCGGTGACGCGTCGACCACCGTCGACCCCGCCTCGGCCGGGCTGGCGGTCGACGTCCGGGCCACCGCGGACCGGGCGGCCGACCCGTCCCGCAGTCCGTTCACCGTCATCGGCCGGCTCTTCTCCTCCTCCCAAAGCCGCGACATCGAGCCCGTCGTCTCGTTCGACGGGACGAAGGCACACGCGGCCGTCGCGGCGGCCGCGAAGGAGCATGACCGCGAGGTCCGCGAGGCCGCTGTCGCCTTCAAGGACGGCAAGGCGGTCGTGACGCAGCCCCGCGAGGGGCTGAAGCTGGACACGGAGAAGGCCGTCGAGGCGTTGCGCAGCGCCTACCCCGCGGCCGGCGGCACGGCGCCCGTGGCGCTTCCGGTCTCGGTGAAGCAGCCGCAGGTACGGGGGGCGGAGCTCGCCCGCTTCGTGAACGAGTTCGCGAAGCCCGCCATGTCCGGTCCTGTCACGCTCACCTCGGGCGATGAACGGCTCCAGATCACGGCGGCCACGTTGGGCGAGCACCTGACCGTGAAGGCGGACGGCGGACGGCTCACTCCCTCCCTCGACGCCCGGGCACTGCTGCACGACTCGGCGGTGTCCCGTCCGCTCGACACGCTCACCGGCGCGCCCGTCGAGGCCCGACTCGGGGTGCGAGACGGCAGGGTCGTCGTGGAGCAGGACGGCCGCCCCGGCCGTGAGGTGTCGGCCGAGGCCCTCCGCCGGGCGGTGGAGCCGCTGCTGACCAAGAAGGGCGCGGCCGCCCGTACCGGCCCGGTCGCCGCCACGGTGACGCCATCGAGGCTGACGGCGCAGACGCTTGCCCGGCTCGGGATCACCGAGCAGATGTCGACGTTCACGGTGAACTTCCCGGCCGCGCCGTACCGCACGACCAACATCGGCCGGGCGGTCGAGCTGATCAACGGCTCGGTGGTCCAGCCGGGCGAGGTGTGGAGCTTCAACCGCACGGTCGGTGAGCGCACCAAGGCCAATGGCTTCGTCGACGGCACCATGATCATGGACGGTCAATATCGGAAGGCCCCGGGCGGCGGTGTGTCGGCGGTCGCCACCACCGTCTACAACGCGCTCTTCTTCGCCGGGGTCGAGCCCCTGGAACACGGCGCCCACTCCTTCTACATCGAGCGCTACCCGGCGGGCCGGGAGGCGACCGTGGCCTGGGGCACGCTCGACCTGAAGTTCCGCAATGACTCGGGCAAGCCGATCTACATCAGGGCGAGTTCGACGGATTCGTCGGTCACAGTGAGCTTCCTCGGCACGAAGAAGTACGACTCGGTGACGGCGGACGCCGGCCCCCGTACGAACATCACGCCGCCGAAGGAGCGCAAGGGCACCGGCGAGACATGCGAGGTGCAGGAGCCGTTGGAGGGCTTCGACATCAAGGTCGACCGCGTCTTCACCAACGCCGGCGTCGAGGTGAAGCGCGAGACGTTCGGCACGCACTACACCCCGCGGGACAAGGTGACCTGCGACTGA